The following are encoded in a window of Halorarum salinum genomic DNA:
- a CDS encoding tryptophan--tRNA ligase, with amino-acid sequence MTSDDPAPDGGTTDEVSSGAADGGALDPWGSATVDDYRNLFEEFGIEEFDAIIDRVPDPHYLMRRGVIFGHRGYDAVADAMRNGEDVAALSGFMPTGDPHIGHKLVFDELIWHQEHGADTYGLIADLEAHSARGMTWAEIDEHARDYLLSLIALGFDAEEGTLYRQSTNRELQDLAFELGAKARFAEFEGIYGFGGSTSVSHMQSVVTQMADILYPQVVDGPKPTVIPVGPDQDPHVRFARDIAARMRYFRVTEAFASFELDDDERRVVAAVYDDREAYVADAGTPRCEEAAEYLRETRGGIGAAPDVVDSTVEKLENGGKEPLRPRLRFLDRNATEEAFEALIEAVPGEKRVFEEHVDAFDLDRGAAEELAREVELDHDGYGFLPPSSIYHRFMTGLTGGKMSSSEPASHISLLDDPEDGYDKVMAATTGGRDTAEEQRELGGRADECPVYELYAYLLAGDDDDFAEQVYDECVGGERLCGDCKAQAAGLMREFLSEHRERREEAEELLAELDVDLDVDADRRGVAPSAEE; translated from the coding sequence ATGACGAGCGACGATCCCGCCCCCGACGGGGGCACGACGGACGAGGTATCGAGCGGGGCAGCCGACGGCGGCGCGCTCGACCCCTGGGGCTCGGCGACCGTCGACGACTACCGGAACCTGTTCGAGGAGTTCGGCATCGAGGAGTTCGACGCCATCATCGACCGGGTGCCCGACCCCCACTACCTGATGCGCCGCGGCGTCATCTTCGGCCACCGGGGGTACGACGCGGTGGCCGACGCGATGCGGAACGGCGAGGACGTCGCCGCCCTCTCGGGGTTCATGCCGACCGGCGACCCCCACATCGGCCACAAGCTGGTGTTCGACGAACTCATCTGGCACCAGGAGCACGGCGCCGACACGTACGGCCTCATCGCGGACCTCGAGGCCCACTCGGCCCGCGGGATGACCTGGGCGGAGATCGACGAGCACGCCCGGGACTACCTGCTCTCGCTGATCGCGCTCGGCTTCGACGCCGAGGAGGGGACGCTGTACCGCCAGTCCACCAACCGGGAGCTCCAGGACCTCGCGTTCGAACTCGGCGCGAAGGCCCGCTTCGCGGAGTTCGAGGGCATCTACGGCTTCGGCGGGAGCACCTCCGTCTCGCACATGCAGTCGGTCGTCACCCAGATGGCGGACATCCTCTACCCGCAGGTCGTGGACGGGCCGAAGCCGACGGTCATCCCGGTCGGGCCCGACCAGGACCCGCACGTCCGCTTCGCGCGCGACATCGCCGCCCGCATGCGCTACTTCAGGGTGACCGAGGCGTTCGCCAGCTTCGAACTCGACGACGACGAGCGCCGGGTGGTTGCCGCCGTCTACGACGACCGCGAGGCGTACGTGGCCGACGCGGGGACGCCGCGGTGCGAGGAGGCGGCCGAGTACCTCCGGGAGACCCGGGGGGGGATCGGCGCGGCGCCCGACGTCGTCGACTCGACCGTCGAGAAGCTCGAGAACGGGGGGAAGGAGCCGCTCCGCCCCCGGCTCCGCTTCCTCGACCGCAACGCGACCGAGGAGGCGTTCGAGGCGCTGATCGAGGCCGTGCCGGGCGAGAAGCGCGTCTTCGAGGAGCACGTGGACGCGTTCGATCTCGACCGCGGGGCGGCCGAGGAGCTGGCCCGCGAGGTCGAACTCGACCACGACGGCTACGGCTTCCTCCCGCCGTCCTCGATCTACCACCGGTTCATGACCGGCCTGACCGGCGGGAAGATGTCCTCCTCGGAGCCGGCCTCCCACATCTCGCTGCTCGACGACCCCGAGGACGGCTACGACAAGGTGATGGCCGCGACCACCGGCGGGCGCGACACGGCCGAGGAGCAGCGCGAACTCGGCGGGAGAGCCGACGAGTGTCCCGTCTACGAGCTGTACGCCTACCTGCTCGCCGGCGACGACGACGACTTCGCGGAGCAGGTGTACGACGAGTGCGTCGGCGGCGAGCGGCTCTGTGGCGACTGCAAGGCGCAGGCCGCCGGGCTCATGCGCGAGTTCCTCTCGGAGCACCGGGAGAGGCGCGAGGAGGCCGAGGAACTGCTCGCGGAGCTCGACGTCGACCTCGACGTGGACGCGGACCGGCGGGGCGTCGCGCCGTCCGCCGAGGAGTAG
- a CDS encoding DUF5518 domain-containing protein, whose translation MASDDTLTNALIGAVASVVLVFLPFSPALGGALAGYLQGPDTDEGLRVGALSGVIAAVPIALLAVLAGAFFLAVAPSRAAVVFLLFVVVALLFALAYAVGLGALGGLLGSYLREEFEGPTGTPPERLGRDPSPEATEFHEPTVDDEPVTDDEPTGSGGGKSTDDERLY comes from the coding sequence ATGGCCTCCGACGACACCCTCACGAACGCCCTCATCGGCGCCGTCGCCTCCGTCGTCCTCGTCTTCCTGCCGTTCTCGCCGGCGCTCGGCGGCGCGCTCGCGGGCTACCTCCAGGGCCCCGACACGGACGAGGGGCTCCGCGTCGGCGCGCTGTCGGGCGTGATCGCCGCCGTCCCGATCGCGCTGCTGGCCGTCCTCGCCGGTGCGTTCTTCCTCGCCGTGGCGCCGTCCCGCGCGGCCGTCGTGTTCCTCCTGTTCGTCGTCGTCGCGCTGCTGTTCGCGCTGGCGTACGCCGTCGGGCTCGGCGCGCTCGGTGGACTTCTGGGCTCGTATCTCCGCGAGGAGTTCGAGGGACCGACCGGGACGCCACCGGAGCGACTCGGACGCGACCCGTCCCCGGAAGCGACCGAGTTCCACGAGCCGACGGTGGACGACGAACCAGTGACGGACGACGAGCCGACGGGGTCGGGGGGCGGGAAGTCGACGGACGACGAGCGCCTCTACTGA
- a CDS encoding DNA-directed DNA polymerase II small subunit: MPLETPSRVVQALAGRGYNAEREAVTLIADAEAPGAALEAAIETAPDGALVLTREHVRTALADAPAADPDAVATGGEPDGSVPEPATDASAGSADDASAAPTPAGPKGPPSAGGTDPSVSGGTAASTPGGSAAAVPVETEGSSSVGDRDPAAPDVANDVTGQSTGTGEYGEFVRVFRDRYDRLSGQLRGRVNHRPAEAIQGMPGGSEAELIGLVNDVRSTASGHWLVELEDTTGTFPCLVMKDRDIADLVDELLLDECIAVQGTLADDAGIMFVDAIHFPDVPRTYRPSTADREVEAALISDVHVGSREFMADAWHRFADWLHTEEAERVEYLLIAGDMVEGVGVYPNQDEELDVVDIYDQYERFAEYLKEVPGDMEIVMIPGNHDAVRLAEPQPGFDEELRDIMSAHDPQITGNPSTVDVEGVNVLMYHGVSLDEVIAELPAEKASYDEPHKAMYQLLKKRHVAPQYGGHTRIAPEEKDYLVMDEVPDVFHTGHVHKLGWGKYHNVLAVNSGCWQAQTEFQKSVNIDPDAGFAPILELDTLDMTVRKFT, encoded by the coding sequence GTGCCACTGGAGACGCCCTCCCGGGTCGTGCAGGCGCTCGCGGGCCGCGGCTACAACGCAGAACGGGAGGCCGTCACCCTCATCGCGGACGCCGAGGCCCCCGGCGCCGCGCTCGAGGCGGCCATCGAGACGGCCCCGGACGGCGCGCTCGTCCTGACGCGCGAGCACGTCCGGACGGCGCTGGCCGACGCCCCCGCGGCCGACCCGGACGCGGTCGCCACGGGGGGCGAACCCGACGGATCCGTCCCCGAACCCGCTACCGACGCGTCCGCGGGTTCGGCCGACGACGCGAGCGCCGCACCGACGCCGGCCGGCCCGAAGGGGCCGCCGTCCGCAGGGGGAACGGACCCCTCCGTTTCGGGTGGAACGGCCGCCTCCACGCCGGGCGGTTCGGCCGCCGCAGTTCCAGTCGAAACGGAGGGGTCGTCGAGCGTCGGCGATCGCGACCCCGCGGCGCCGGACGTCGCCAACGACGTGACCGGTCAGTCGACCGGTACCGGGGAGTACGGCGAGTTCGTCCGGGTGTTCCGGGACCGCTACGACCGGCTCTCCGGGCAGTTGCGGGGACGCGTGAACCACCGGCCCGCGGAGGCCATCCAGGGGATGCCGGGCGGGAGCGAGGCGGAACTGATCGGCCTCGTCAACGACGTCCGCTCGACGGCCTCGGGCCACTGGCTCGTCGAACTCGAGGACACCACGGGGACGTTCCCGTGTCTGGTGATGAAGGACCGCGACATCGCGGACCTGGTCGACGAACTCCTGCTGGACGAGTGTATCGCCGTCCAGGGGACGCTGGCGGACGACGCGGGCATCATGTTCGTCGACGCCATCCACTTCCCGGACGTCCCCCGGACGTACCGCCCGAGCACCGCCGACCGGGAGGTCGAGGCGGCGCTCATCTCCGACGTCCACGTCGGCTCCCGGGAGTTCATGGCCGACGCCTGGCATCGCTTCGCGGACTGGCTCCACACCGAGGAGGCCGAGCGCGTCGAGTATCTCCTCATCGCGGGCGACATGGTCGAGGGCGTCGGCGTCTACCCGAACCAGGACGAGGAACTCGACGTGGTGGACATCTACGACCAGTACGAGCGCTTCGCTGAGTACCTGAAGGAGGTGCCCGGCGACATGGAGATCGTGATGATCCCGGGCAACCACGACGCGGTCCGCCTCGCGGAGCCGCAGCCGGGGTTCGACGAGGAGCTCCGCGACATCATGTCGGCCCACGACCCGCAGATCACGGGGAACCCCTCGACGGTCGACGTCGAGGGCGTGAACGTCCTGATGTACCACGGCGTCTCGCTCGACGAGGTCATCGCCGAACTCCCGGCCGAGAAGGCGAGCTACGACGAGCCGCACAAGGCGATGTACCAGTTGCTGAAGAAGCGCCACGTCGCGCCACAGTACGGGGGTCACACCCGCATCGCGCCCGAGGAGAAGGACTACCTCGTGATGGACGAGGTGCCCGACGTGTTCCACACCGGCCACGTCCACAAGCTCGGCTGGGGGAAGTACCACAACGTCCTCGCGGTGAACTCGGGCTGCTGGCAGGCCCAGACCGAGTTCCAGAAGTCGGTCAACATCGACCCCGACGCCGGCTTCGCGCCGATCCTGGAGCTGGATACGCTGGACATGACGGTCCGGAAGTTCACATAG
- the pheS gene encoding phenylalanine--tRNA ligase subunit alpha: MPRSEAEVALLRAASATDAKTVEQLAAETDLKPETVTRAAFDLRDDGLVAVEETVEESATITDEGRTYAEEGLPEVRLYRAALDAGDDGDPVEMGRVIGASGLEGPEVDIALSNFARKGYGSIDSGKLSADPDADPDADPDADPEAAALAALAADESVADDDVLSQLDRRGLVEVTERTVRSVTLTDDGVTALMEGVEAAETADRLTPEMLTSGEWREAEFSEYNVEADAPEIEGGRKHVLRGMADRVKDVLVGMGFREMEGPHADADFWINDCLFMPQDHPARTHWDRFALDVPPVRELPERLVDRVEATHREGVGEDGDGYHSPWSEEFARAIALRGHTTSLTMRYLSGYAGADVDPPKRYFSVEKAYRNDTLDATHLLEFFQIEGWVMAEDLSVRDLMGTFEEFYRQFGITDIEFKPHYNPYTEPSFELFGRHPETGEIIEIGNSGIFRDEVLDTLGVDCDVMAWGLALERLAMLTTGAEDIRDLHGTLADLEFLRNAEVTY, encoded by the coding sequence ATGCCACGCTCAGAGGCAGAGGTCGCGCTCCTGCGGGCCGCCAGCGCGACCGACGCGAAGACGGTCGAACAGCTCGCCGCGGAGACGGACCTGAAGCCGGAGACGGTCACGCGGGCCGCCTTCGACCTCCGTGACGACGGTCTCGTCGCGGTCGAAGAGACGGTCGAGGAGTCCGCGACGATCACCGACGAGGGGCGGACGTACGCAGAGGAGGGGCTCCCCGAGGTGCGGCTCTACCGCGCCGCGCTCGATGCAGGCGACGACGGGGACCCCGTCGAGATGGGGCGGGTCATCGGCGCGTCGGGCCTCGAAGGGCCCGAGGTCGACATCGCGCTCTCGAACTTCGCCCGGAAGGGGTACGGGAGCATCGACTCGGGGAAGCTCTCGGCGGACCCCGACGCCGACCCCGACGCCGACCCCGACGCCGACCCCGAGGCCGCCGCGCTCGCCGCCCTGGCGGCCGACGAGTCCGTCGCGGACGACGACGTCCTCTCGCAACTCGACCGCCGCGGGCTCGTCGAAGTGACCGAGCGCACCGTCCGCTCGGTGACGCTCACCGACGACGGCGTGACCGCCCTGATGGAGGGCGTCGAGGCCGCCGAGACCGCCGACCGACTGACGCCCGAGATGCTCACCTCCGGCGAGTGGCGGGAGGCGGAGTTCTCCGAGTACAACGTCGAGGCCGACGCCCCCGAGATCGAGGGCGGGCGGAAGCACGTCCTCCGCGGGATGGCCGACCGCGTGAAGGACGTGCTCGTCGGCATGGGGTTCCGGGAGATGGAGGGGCCCCACGCCGACGCGGACTTCTGGATCAACGACTGCCTGTTCATGCCCCAGGACCACCCGGCGCGGACCCACTGGGACCGATTCGCGCTCGACGTGCCGCCGGTTCGGGAGCTTCCCGAGCGGCTGGTCGACCGCGTCGAGGCGACCCACCGCGAGGGCGTCGGCGAGGACGGCGACGGCTACCACTCGCCGTGGTCCGAGGAGTTCGCGCGGGCCATCGCGCTCCGCGGGCACACCACGTCGCTGACGATGCGCTACCTCTCGGGGTACGCCGGGGCGGACGTCGACCCGCCCAAGCGCTACTTCTCCGTCGAGAAGGCGTACCGCAACGACACGCTGGACGCGACCCACCTGCTGGAGTTCTTCCAGATCGAGGGGTGGGTGATGGCCGAGGACCTCTCGGTGCGTGACCTGATGGGCACCTTCGAGGAGTTCTACCGGCAGTTCGGCATCACCGACATCGAGTTCAAGCCGCACTACAACCCCTACACGGAGCCGTCCTTCGAGCTGTTCGGACGGCACCCCGAGACGGGCGAGATCATCGAGATCGGGAACTCCGGCATCTTCCGCGACGAGGTGCTGGACACGCTCGGCGTCGACTGCGACGTGATGGCCTGGGGGCTCGCGCTCGAACGGCTCGCCATGCTCACCACGGGCGCGGAGGACATCCGCGACCTGCACGGCACGCTCGCGGACCTGGAGTTCCTGCGGAACGCGGAGGTGACCTACTGA
- a CDS encoding S24/S26 family peptidase, which produces MNDDGGSPDGDPLTRFLRADSGPLLFAREVLSSALAVALVGLLLFAVAGVWPPMVAVESPSMEPNMHPGDLVFITQPDRLGPSFDDAGTGVVSAETGEEHEYRSFDGYGSVIIYQTPERASRGKSPIIHRAHLYVEEDENWYDRANPEYLRGDSCEAIRYCPAPYDGFITKGDNNAEYDQANDIAKPVRGDWVRGVARIRIPYLGWVRLIFSGAATGTPPVPLDAGVGTAAPTASPSTGNPTPVSA; this is translated from the coding sequence ATGAACGACGACGGAGGGTCCCCCGACGGGGACCCGCTGACGCGGTTTCTCCGCGCGGATTCGGGCCCGCTCCTGTTCGCCCGCGAGGTGCTCTCCTCCGCGCTCGCGGTCGCGCTCGTCGGCCTGCTCCTGTTCGCCGTCGCGGGCGTCTGGCCGCCGATGGTCGCCGTCGAGTCCCCCAGCATGGAGCCGAACATGCATCCCGGCGACCTGGTGTTCATCACCCAGCCTGATCGGCTGGGCCCCTCGTTCGACGACGCCGGGACCGGAGTCGTCTCCGCCGAGACGGGCGAGGAGCACGAGTACCGGTCGTTCGACGGCTACGGGTCGGTGATCATCTATCAGACGCCCGAACGCGCCAGCCGGGGGAAATCGCCCATCATCCACCGCGCGCACCTGTACGTCGAGGAAGACGAGAACTGGTACGACCGGGCGAACCCCGAGTACCTCCGCGGGGACTCGTGTGAGGCGATCCGCTACTGTCCGGCCCCCTACGACGGGTTCATCACGAAGGGCGACAACAACGCCGAGTACGACCAGGCGAACGACATCGCCAAGCCCGTGAGGGGCGACTGGGTCCGCGGCGTCGCCCGGATCAGGATCCCCTACCTCGGGTGGGTCCGGCTCATCTTCTCCGGCGCGGCGACCGGCACGCCCCCGGTTCCCCTCGACGCCGGCGTCGGCACCGCGGCCCCGACCGCGTCGCCATCGACCGGGAATCCGACGCCCGTTTCGGCGTAA
- the pheT gene encoding phenylalanine--tRNA ligase subunit beta: MPVVDIDTDELRELTGHGDKSDEEFEEDLFALGLEFEGETEDGELQFEFGPDRLDRLSVEGVARSLRYQYGDARGVHVPDPNEPDWTIEVDASVPDERPFVTGAVVRGLDLDESALDSLIQLQEKLHATMGRERAKGAIGIHDLTMLKGQQFSQEGESSGTVEGPASRLEGTPNTITYRGVDPDGNRFVPLDSDAELTPAEVLERHPTGGKYADLVRDLDRYPAIYDELGLFSFPPVINGRRTEVSTESRDLFVELTGTDQWTIDRMCVIICYALVARGGTLEEVEVVYDDGATHPDEYGPELIRPDLETDEKSVSHDRIESILGVELERDEVVDLFERSGLDATYAHGGAEAATDAAEVAEGTVYDVTIPPYRVDVLHPLDLIDDVGRAYGFGTLEPRYPDIGTIGGRHERSRLEDAVRTSLVGLGFQDTLNFHMTSSGENYDRMGLAEGSDAFGAGERAEITSPYSEEYTQLRTWALPSLAQVLENNTHRSYPQDLAEVGFVARRDDDVNTRVAESRHVAGVLARTDATYEDAKARLQALCDDFDAALETPATDHPSFISGRAADVAIDGESVGVIGELHPEVLVEHDVEVPVVAFEFDLSALA, from the coding sequence ATGCCGGTCGTCGACATCGACACGGACGAACTGCGGGAACTGACCGGCCACGGGGACAAGAGCGACGAGGAGTTCGAGGAGGACCTGTTCGCGCTCGGCCTCGAGTTCGAGGGCGAGACCGAGGACGGCGAACTCCAGTTCGAGTTCGGCCCGGATCGGCTCGACCGGCTCTCCGTCGAGGGGGTCGCGCGGTCGCTCAGGTACCAGTACGGCGACGCCCGGGGCGTCCACGTCCCGGACCCGAACGAGCCGGACTGGACCATCGAGGTGGACGCGTCGGTGCCCGACGAGCGGCCGTTCGTCACCGGCGCGGTCGTCCGGGGGCTGGACCTCGACGAGTCGGCGCTCGACTCGCTCATCCAGCTCCAGGAGAAGCTGCACGCGACGATGGGACGCGAGCGCGCGAAGGGCGCCATCGGCATCCACGACCTCACGATGCTGAAGGGCCAGCAGTTCTCACAGGAGGGCGAGAGCTCCGGGACGGTCGAGGGCCCGGCATCCAGGCTCGAGGGCACGCCCAACACCATCACCTACCGCGGGGTCGACCCCGACGGCAACCGGTTCGTCCCGCTGGACTCGGACGCAGAGCTCACGCCCGCCGAGGTGCTCGAACGGCACCCCACCGGCGGGAAGTACGCTGACCTCGTCCGCGACCTCGACCGTTACCCGGCCATCTACGACGAACTCGGCCTGTTCTCGTTCCCGCCGGTCATCAACGGCCGCCGGACCGAGGTGTCGACCGAGTCGCGGGACCTGTTCGTCGAACTCACCGGCACCGACCAGTGGACCATCGACCGGATGTGCGTCATCATCTGCTACGCGCTCGTCGCGCGCGGGGGGACGCTGGAGGAGGTCGAGGTCGTCTACGACGACGGCGCGACCCACCCCGACGAGTACGGGCCCGAACTGATCCGCCCGGACCTGGAGACCGACGAGAAGTCGGTGAGCCACGACCGCATCGAGTCGATCCTCGGCGTCGAGCTGGAGCGCGACGAGGTGGTCGACCTGTTCGAACGATCCGGACTCGACGCGACGTACGCGCACGGCGGTGCTGAGGCGGCCACTGACGCCGCCGAAGTAGCGGAGGGGACCGTCTACGACGTTACCATTCCGCCGTACCGCGTCGACGTGCTCCACCCGCTGGACCTGATCGACGACGTGGGCCGGGCGTACGGCTTCGGCACGCTCGAACCGCGATACCCCGACATCGGCACGATCGGCGGGCGCCACGAGCGCTCGCGGCTGGAGGACGCCGTCCGGACGAGCCTCGTCGGCCTGGGCTTTCAGGACACGCTGAACTTCCACATGACCAGCTCCGGGGAGAACTACGACCGGATGGGGCTCGCTGAGGGGAGCGACGCCTTCGGCGCCGGCGAGCGCGCCGAGATCACCTCGCCGTACAGCGAGGAGTACACCCAGTTGCGGACGTGGGCGCTCCCCTCGCTCGCGCAGGTGCTGGAGAACAACACCCACCGGTCGTACCCGCAGGACCTCGCTGAGGTGGGCTTCGTCGCCCGCCGCGACGACGATGTGAACACGCGCGTCGCGGAGTCCCGCCACGTCGCCGGGGTGCTGGCGCGGACTGACGCGACCTACGAGGACGCGAAGGCGAGGCTCCAGGCGCTGTGTGACGACTTCGACGCGGCGCTGGAGACGCCCGCGACCGATCACCCGAGCTTCATTTCGGGTCGAGCCGCGGACGTGGCCATCGACGGGGAGTCCGTCGGCGTGATCGGGGAACTACACCCCGAGGTGCTGGTCGAGCACGACGTGGAGGTCCCCGTCGTCGCGTTCGAGTTCGACCTCTCCGCGCTGGCGTAG
- a CDS encoding HAD family hydrolase, which produces MDGVLVDSEDYWHPAEREEIFPAILDGDRPDLDEVTGMNYREIYAYLDEHYEAGVTEAEFVEVYDETATGIYGERVRLLPGADEFVTDLRDAGIPVALVSSSPPHWLDVVLDRFDLQFDLVASADEFDGPGKPEPGLYEAAIADLGTVPEHAIVVEDSRNGVLAAHRAGARVIAYRDDHNADTDLSEADVVAEGPEELFAAVRQSIETVRASASGSSGRSG; this is translated from the coding sequence ATGGACGGCGTGCTCGTCGACTCGGAGGACTACTGGCACCCCGCCGAGCGCGAGGAGATCTTCCCCGCGATACTCGACGGCGACCGCCCCGATCTGGACGAGGTCACCGGGATGAACTACCGCGAGATCTACGCCTACCTCGACGAGCACTACGAAGCGGGGGTCACCGAGGCGGAGTTCGTCGAGGTCTACGACGAGACGGCGACCGGCATCTACGGCGAGCGCGTCCGCCTGCTCCCCGGAGCCGACGAGTTCGTCACGGACCTCCGGGACGCGGGAATCCCGGTCGCGCTGGTCTCCTCCTCGCCGCCGCACTGGCTCGACGTCGTCCTCGACAGGTTCGACCTGCAGTTCGACCTCGTGGCCTCGGCCGACGAGTTCGACGGCCCCGGAAAACCCGAACCGGGGCTCTACGAGGCGGCCATCGCGGACCTCGGGACCGTGCCGGAGCACGCGATCGTGGTCGAGGACTCCAGGAACGGCGTGCTCGCCGCACATCGGGCCGGCGCGCGCGTGATCGCCTACCGCGACGACCACAACGCCGACACCGACCTCTCGGAGGCGGACGTCGTCGCCGAAGGACCGGAGGAACTGTTCGCGGCCGTGCGTCAGTCGATCGAGACGGTCCGGGCGTCGGCCTCGGGCAGCAGCGGGAGGTCGGGGTAG
- a CDS encoding topoisomerase DNA-binding C4 zinc finger domain-containing protein gives MPETLRVFAGDCSTKLDAPRGQRLQRGRVLVVAKPDRTLLVHDADGYQPLAWLTRADSLTVEADDDGFAVTARDGDRTLRVRSHGPGERATFPATAGGTPVGECPACGEPMVRTGGDVVCLGCDDRYGLPSGATVGDGVCADCGLPTMRVTRGGTFELCVDYACDSLSDRVREALDERYDCPDCGEALRVVEHRGRTFLGCDAHPDCETSFSIPAGETVGACVCGLPLFETSTGIRCLDGTCEHHSGANAGP, from the coding sequence ATGCCCGAGACCCTCCGCGTCTTCGCCGGCGACTGCAGCACCAAGCTCGACGCCCCCCGCGGCCAGCGCCTCCAGCGCGGTCGCGTCCTCGTCGTCGCCAAGCCGGACAGGACGCTGCTCGTCCACGACGCCGACGGCTACCAGCCGCTCGCCTGGCTCACCCGCGCCGACTCGCTGACCGTCGAGGCCGACGACGACGGCTTCGCCGTCACCGCCCGCGACGGCGACCGGACGCTCCGGGTCCGCTCGCACGGCCCGGGCGAGCGCGCGACGTTCCCCGCGACCGCGGGCGGCACGCCGGTCGGCGAGTGCCCCGCCTGCGGGGAGCCGATGGTCCGCACGGGCGGCGACGTGGTCTGTCTCGGCTGCGACGACCGGTACGGCCTCCCGTCGGGCGCGACGGTCGGCGACGGGGTCTGTGCGGACTGCGGGCTCCCGACGATGCGGGTCACGCGCGGCGGGACGTTCGAGCTGTGCGTCGACTACGCGTGCGACTCGCTGTCCGACCGCGTCCGCGAGGCGCTCGACGAGCGGTACGACTGCCCGGACTGCGGCGAGGCCCTCCGCGTCGTTGAGCACCGCGGCCGGACGTTCCTCGGCTGTGACGCCCACCCGGACTGCGAGACGTCCTTCTCCATCCCGGCGGGCGAGACGGTCGGCGCCTGCGTCTGCGGTCTGCCCCTGTTCGAGACGTCGACCGGAATCCGCTGTCTCGACGGCACGTGCGAGCACCACTCCGGAGCCAACGCCGGGCCCTGA
- the endA gene encoding tRNA-intron lyase — protein sequence MEATLRDDVVVASGDARQRFHDSRGYGRARGAEVTLARIEAAHLLYRGDLDAVDGMGFREFFTLSVAEGERFAARFLVYADLRERGFYVAPDRDGWPGEGADPLPDLTVFARGEKPGGDVAYRVRVAGEREELPARDLAGLSLAVVDEESEVTYFDCAAGGGFEGDTEYDLPGDLDADLLEDRVVCWDPPESLYESAFYGQPIAGRDAAVVAGLQLSLLEAADLAERGVVDLDPDAVVERGREVEGGRFDRRLTVYRRLRDRGVVPKTGYKFGADFRTYDAVESVESLPHSEALVRVVDPDHRFHPRDLALDVRLAGGVRKRMVFALAGLDSVAYLTVARLTP from the coding sequence ATGGAAGCAACGCTCCGCGACGACGTCGTGGTCGCCTCGGGCGACGCCCGCCAGCGGTTCCACGACTCGCGCGGCTACGGCCGGGCCCGCGGCGCCGAGGTCACGCTCGCCCGCATCGAGGCCGCCCACCTGCTGTACCGCGGCGACCTCGACGCCGTCGACGGGATGGGCTTCCGCGAGTTCTTCACCCTGTCGGTGGCCGAGGGCGAGCGGTTCGCCGCCCGGTTCCTGGTGTACGCCGACCTGCGCGAGCGCGGCTTCTACGTCGCGCCCGACCGCGACGGCTGGCCGGGGGAGGGCGCCGACCCGCTCCCGGACCTCACCGTCTTCGCCCGGGGGGAGAAGCCGGGCGGCGACGTCGCCTACCGGGTCCGCGTGGCGGGCGAGCGCGAGGAACTCCCCGCCCGCGATCTGGCCGGCCTCTCGCTCGCGGTCGTCGACGAGGAGAGCGAGGTGACGTACTTCGACTGCGCGGCCGGCGGGGGCTTCGAGGGCGACACCGAGTACGACCTTCCGGGCGATCTCGACGCCGACCTGCTGGAGGACCGCGTCGTCTGCTGGGACCCGCCCGAGTCGCTGTACGAGTCCGCGTTCTACGGCCAGCCGATCGCCGGGCGCGACGCCGCGGTGGTGGCCGGACTGCAGCTCTCGCTGCTCGAAGCGGCGGACCTCGCCGAGCGCGGGGTCGTGGACCTCGACCCGGACGCCGTCGTGGAGCGCGGACGCGAGGTCGAGGGCGGGCGGTTCGACCGCCGCCTGACCGTCTACCGGCGCCTGCGCGACCGGGGCGTCGTCCCCAAGACGGGCTACAAGTTCGGCGCGGACTTCCGCACGTACGACGCGGTCGAGTCGGTCGAGTCGCTCCCGCACTCCGAGGCGCTGGTGCGGGTGGTCGACCCCGACCATCGGTTCCACCCGCGGGACCTCGCGCTGGACGTGCGCCTCGCCGGCGGCGTGCGGAAGCGAATGGTTTTTGCGCTGGCCGGCCTCGATTCGGTCGCGTACCTGACGGTCGCACGACTCACCCCATGA